Proteins found in one Pontibacter sp. SGAir0037 genomic segment:
- a CDS encoding S9 family peptidase, which yields MPEITKVNFVVYPAHGRGFTADASYIPDHTPKPVVVFVHGFKGFKDWGHFNLLSSYFAGQGFVFIKLNFSHNGTSVADCSDMHDLEAFGRNNFCLELDDLGSLLDNLHTGDTPLPLQEINLDRLYLIGHSRGGGSVILKAVEDKRVKAIATWASVSDFDQRWSPEVMEQWEKEGVQWIPNARTGQQMPLYYQIVENYNANKHRLHIPELVKNLRQPMLILHGDVDETVPLLMAHDLKKRKPDAELHILPDTNHSFGGMHPYHESTLPAAAQQAANLTISFFRKHA from the coding sequence ATGCCCGAAATAACCAAAGTTAACTTTGTTGTATACCCGGCACACGGAAGAGGTTTTACTGCCGATGCGAGCTATATACCCGACCATACACCGAAACCTGTTGTGGTGTTTGTGCATGGGTTCAAAGGCTTTAAAGACTGGGGGCACTTTAACCTGCTATCGTCGTATTTTGCCGGGCAGGGCTTTGTATTTATTAAGTTGAACTTTTCGCACAATGGCACCAGTGTAGCAGATTGCTCCGACATGCACGATCTGGAAGCATTTGGACGGAACAACTTTTGCCTGGAACTGGATGACTTGGGCTCGCTTCTGGATAACCTGCACACAGGAGATACGCCCCTTCCGCTACAGGAAATAAACCTGGACCGCCTGTACCTGATTGGCCATAGCCGCGGCGGCGGTTCTGTTATTTTAAAAGCCGTTGAAGATAAAAGAGTTAAAGCCATTGCTACCTGGGCTTCTGTAAGCGATTTTGATCAGAGGTGGTCGCCTGAAGTAATGGAACAATGGGAAAAGGAAGGCGTGCAGTGGATACCTAATGCCCGGACCGGCCAGCAGATGCCGCTATACTACCAGATTGTAGAAAACTATAATGCCAACAAGCATCGCCTGCACATACCGGAATTGGTTAAAAACCTGCGGCAGCCTATGCTTATTTTACATGGCGATGTAGATGAAACAGTACCTTTGCTGATGGCACATGATCTGAAAAAAAGGAAGCCGGATGCTGAACTTCATATCTTGCCCGATACCAACCACTCGTTCGGTGGCATGCACCCTTATCACGAAAGCACTTTACCTGCCGCGGCACAGCAGGCAGCCAACCTGACTATATCATTCTTCAGAAAACATGCCTAA
- a CDS encoding polyprenyl synthetase family protein: MSISLDDIQAPIAQEMELFEKKFRTSMKSKVLLLDRIMSYIVKRKGKQMRPMFVFFIAKLFKDNIGEATYRGAALVELLHTATLVHDDVVDDANYRRGFFSVNALWKNKIAVLVGDYLLSKGLLLSLQNDDFEILKIMSNAVREMSEGELLQMEKARRLDITEEVYFDIIRQKTASLIASCCAVGAASAGASADDIEKARLFGEKVGLAFQIKDDLFDYGTAEIGKPVGIDIKEKKMTLPLIFALSKADWLTKRRVIYNVKNNNGNNKRVQEVIDYVKKSGGIEYTVQAMNRFYAEALAILSTFPASPSRTSLEQLIAYTIEREK, from the coding sequence ATGAGCATCAGCCTAGACGATATACAAGCGCCTATTGCGCAGGAAATGGAACTGTTTGAGAAGAAATTCCGGACTTCGATGAAGTCTAAGGTACTGCTTCTTGACAGGATAATGAGTTACATTGTAAAGCGCAAAGGCAAGCAGATGCGTCCGATGTTCGTGTTCTTCATTGCCAAGCTTTTCAAAGATAACATCGGGGAGGCCACCTATCGGGGCGCTGCTCTGGTAGAGTTGCTGCATACAGCAACGCTTGTGCATGATGATGTGGTTGATGATGCAAACTACCGTCGTGGGTTTTTCTCTGTTAATGCCCTCTGGAAAAATAAAATAGCTGTTTTGGTTGGCGATTACCTGCTGTCCAAAGGCTTGTTGCTGTCGCTGCAGAACGATGATTTTGAGATCTTGAAAATCATGTCGAATGCGGTACGGGAAATGAGCGAAGGGGAACTGCTGCAGATGGAGAAAGCCCGTCGTTTAGATATAACAGAAGAAGTATACTTCGATATCATCAGACAGAAAACAGCATCTTTAATAGCATCCTGCTGTGCCGTGGGAGCTGCGTCGGCCGGTGCTTCAGCCGACGATATCGAGAAAGCCCGCTTGTTCGGTGAAAAAGTAGGCCTTGCCTTCCAGATAAAAGATGATTTGTTCGACTATGGTACAGCCGAAATAGGCAAGCCTGTCGGAATAGATATCAAAGAAAAGAAGATGACGCTGCCTTTGATTTTTGCTCTTAGCAAAGCTGACTGGCTTACTAAGAGGCGCGTTATATATAACGTGAAAAACAACAATGGCAATAACAAGCGCGTGCAGGAGGTAATCGACTATGTTAAGAAATCCGGCGGTATCGAATATACCGTTCAGGCGATGAACAGATTCTATGCCGAAGCACTCGCCATTTTGAGTACCTTTCCTGCTTCACCCTCGCGTACCTCTCTCGAGCAACTGATAGCCTATACTATCGAAAGGGAAAAATAA
- a CDS encoding gliding motility-associated C-terminal domain-containing protein produces MPNSLPLKYLLPGSLLCLLIVLSGCFISAQATHIRGGEITAERDPANPRHFYFTMNIYRNSMVDAQDPVATIYMGDGNSVTIDRTALITSPDFPATQVQVFKWEHTYGASGEYKVFWIGVNRDDQILNIAPPSSQVSFYISTTIVINPFRPNSTPVFEVPPLDLAAVGQRFVHNPGAYDPDGDSLVFKLRVPQRTIGNNTTPRDVPGYSLPHLTFTGGNCQTADNSGPATLTLDPRTGQLTWDSPCRQGEYSIAFVVEEWRVSSNGAAVKMGEIVRDMQILVRETPNRPPVLTPKDTCVVAGTTINTTIRATDPDNHSILLTALGGILPPATFTPATNNPGLATGKFSWSTACSDVRALPYQVIFRAVDRPAGNNPVPLTDLQPYNITVVGPPPQNLSATADDRNVVLNWDSYICQNAATIRIYRREGPSGYVPGPCQTGVPPETGYVLIGEVDRAQTTYTDTNNGQGLTPGVNYCYIIYAEFPGPGRGQSIASNEACIALEQDIPYMTHVTVDATSATAGQITVKWTQPTEVGSLTAPFRYRLSRKVGQGIEGGNTYTQVYTTTNLADTVFTDNNINTQDNAYRYRLEFFHSGNTGAATVLQDSTSASSVRLSGEPAADGSAAISLNWTYRVPWKNEVLTHRVYRRINNAFVLIAEDVSATSTSGTFTDPGTFDGGTGLARGEEYCYYVVTQGTYDQEGLPEPLLNSSQQICVLLPQVVCPPELSIVALDCEAFLANPTPPPYQNVLNWTPNITGDCTADIAFYSVYFRGPGQTEYTKIGETTETTYTHRNLESFAGCYVVTATDAAGNESAYSNEECNDNCISFMLPNIITPNGDNKNDIFRPDDRSLFIRSMSFAVFNRWGVKVFETNDPQINWAGTDTKGNRLNDGTYYYEANVEFYTIDPSKERAKYKGWVEIVR; encoded by the coding sequence ATGCCAAATAGTTTACCTCTAAAGTATCTGTTACCTGGTAGTTTATTGTGTTTGTTGATAGTATTGTCGGGTTGTTTTATAAGCGCACAAGCTACTCACATTCGTGGCGGAGAAATTACTGCCGAACGGGACCCTGCTAACCCGCGGCACTTTTACTTTACCATGAACATCTACCGTAACTCTATGGTAGATGCCCAGGATCCTGTTGCAACTATTTATATGGGGGACGGCAATTCAGTTACGATTGACCGTACCGCTTTGATAACCAGTCCTGATTTTCCGGCAACCCAGGTACAGGTTTTCAAGTGGGAACATACCTATGGCGCCAGTGGCGAATACAAGGTGTTCTGGATAGGAGTGAACCGGGATGATCAGATTCTCAACATAGCCCCTCCGTCGTCTCAGGTTTCCTTTTACATCTCCACAACCATTGTTATAAATCCTTTCAGGCCGAACAGTACGCCTGTTTTTGAAGTGCCTCCGTTGGATCTTGCAGCCGTTGGCCAGCGATTTGTGCATAACCCCGGTGCCTACGATCCGGATGGCGATAGCCTGGTTTTTAAACTGCGTGTGCCACAACGTACGATTGGAAATAATACCACACCGCGTGATGTGCCGGGTTATTCACTTCCTCATTTAACCTTCACGGGTGGCAATTGCCAGACGGCTGATAATTCAGGGCCTGCAACACTAACATTAGACCCCCGAACGGGCCAGTTAACCTGGGATTCTCCCTGCCGGCAAGGGGAATATAGTATAGCCTTTGTGGTAGAAGAATGGCGGGTATCCAGCAATGGTGCCGCAGTAAAAATGGGAGAGATTGTGCGCGATATGCAGATACTGGTAAGGGAGACTCCGAACAGGCCTCCTGTCCTAACTCCGAAAGATACATGTGTGGTAGCCGGAACAACTATCAATACTACCATCCGGGCAACAGATCCTGACAACCATTCTATCCTTTTGACAGCTTTGGGTGGTATTTTGCCTCCTGCCACCTTTACGCCAGCTACCAACAACCCCGGCCTGGCTACAGGCAAGTTCAGCTGGAGTACAGCCTGTTCTGATGTAAGGGCATTGCCGTACCAGGTTATTTTCAGGGCAGTAGACAGGCCTGCCGGTAATAATCCTGTTCCGCTTACAGATTTGCAGCCCTATAATATTACTGTTGTGGGGCCTCCTCCGCAAAACCTGAGTGCGACCGCCGACGACAGGAACGTGGTGCTGAACTGGGATTCCTATATTTGCCAGAATGCTGCCACCATCAGAATTTACAGGCGCGAAGGCCCCAGCGGTTATGTGCCCGGGCCCTGCCAGACTGGTGTTCCACCTGAAACAGGCTACGTTTTAATTGGAGAGGTCGACAGAGCCCAAACCACCTATACCGACACTAATAATGGACAGGGGCTGACTCCTGGTGTAAATTACTGCTATATCATTTATGCTGAGTTTCCTGGTCCGGGAAGAGGCCAGAGTATAGCTTCTAATGAAGCCTGTATTGCGCTGGAACAGGATATCCCGTATATGACACATGTTACGGTGGATGCAACCAGTGCAACGGCCGGCCAGATAACTGTTAAATGGACGCAACCAACTGAAGTCGGAAGTCTAACGGCTCCTTTCCGTTATCGTTTATCCAGAAAAGTAGGGCAAGGTATTGAAGGTGGCAATACTTATACACAAGTATATACTACTACTAATTTAGCCGATACCGTTTTTACTGACAATAACATCAATACCCAGGATAATGCCTACCGCTACCGTTTAGAGTTTTTCCACTCGGGTAATACTGGAGCCGCAACCGTGCTTCAGGATAGTACTTCTGCATCCAGTGTACGCTTATCCGGCGAACCTGCTGCCGATGGTAGTGCGGCCATTTCGTTGAACTGGACGTATAGGGTGCCCTGGAAAAATGAGGTGCTCACACACAGGGTATACAGGCGTATTAATAATGCTTTCGTGTTGATTGCGGAAGACGTAAGTGCAACGTCCACCAGCGGAACATTTACCGACCCGGGCACCTTTGATGGAGGCACAGGTTTAGCGCGTGGCGAGGAATATTGTTACTATGTTGTAACCCAGGGAACTTACGACCAGGAGGGGCTGCCGGAGCCATTGCTCAACAGCAGCCAGCAAATCTGTGTATTGTTGCCGCAGGTCGTTTGTCCGCCTGAATTATCCATTGTCGCGCTTGATTGCGAAGCCTTCCTGGCAAACCCGACACCTCCTCCGTATCAGAACGTGCTGAACTGGACGCCTAACATTACAGGTGATTGTACTGCTGATATTGCCTTCTATTCGGTTTACTTCAGAGGGCCAGGTCAGACAGAGTATACCAAAATTGGCGAAACGACAGAAACTACCTATACACACCGTAACCTTGAGTCGTTTGCCGGATGTTATGTTGTAACGGCTACCGATGCTGCAGGCAACGAGAGTGCTTACAGCAACGAGGAATGCAACGACAATTGTATCTCTTTCATGCTGCCGAACATCATTACCCCGAACGGCGATAATAAGAACGACATCTTCCGCCCAGATGACAGAAGCCTGTTTATCCGGTCTATGAGTTTTGCGGTATTTAACCGTTGGGGTGTCAAAGTGTTTGAAACCAACGATCCTCAGATTAACTGGGCGGGTACCGATACAAAAGGCAACCGCTTAAACGATGGTACCTATTATTATGAAGCTAATGTGGAGTTCTATACAATAGATCCTTCCAAAGAAAGAGCGAAATATAAAGGATGGGTGGAGATAGTAAGATAA
- a CDS encoding TlpA disulfide reductase family protein has translation MKHIHVNTGVRAFLFLSFAIVLLISACTSTTSSENAIKHGSWRVVLHAQGQEIPFILEAADSAGKQVLYLLNAEERILLNDVTQQNDSVKIGLHIFDADLIAKADGDKMAGRFVKNDTPEPYSIPFTAEHGKKMRFSESPAAASYDYSGKWEVMFTDAEGATTEAVGIFEQKKNYVTGTFLTTTGDYRYLEGEVSGNNLKVSTFDGNHAWLFTASAVSADSIQGEFISGLTGHETWKARRNEDAALANADSLTFLKEGYESLTFSFPDLEGKQVSLQDPKYKGKVVLVQLLGSWCPNCMDETAFLAPYYKQNHNKGLEIIGLGFERSPEFEKAAARLQKMKSRFDIQYDLLVAGIADKEAASQALPALNRVMSFPTTIFIDRQGKVRKIHTGFSGPGTGKYYEEWVADFNATMQQLLAES, from the coding sequence ATGAAACACATACATGTAAATACAGGGGTAAGAGCTTTTTTGTTCTTAAGTTTTGCCATTGTGCTGCTTATAAGTGCCTGTACCTCCACAACTTCATCCGAAAATGCTATAAAACATGGTTCCTGGCGCGTTGTGCTGCATGCCCAGGGGCAGGAAATTCCTTTTATCCTGGAAGCCGCTGATTCTGCAGGAAAACAGGTTTTATACCTTCTAAATGCAGAGGAGCGTATTCTGCTGAACGATGTTACACAGCAAAATGATTCTGTAAAAATCGGCCTGCACATATTCGATGCCGACCTGATTGCTAAAGCAGACGGCGATAAAATGGCCGGGCGTTTTGTGAAGAACGATACTCCTGAACCTTATTCTATTCCGTTTACCGCAGAACATGGCAAGAAAATGCGGTTTTCAGAAAGCCCGGCAGCAGCCAGCTACGACTACAGCGGCAAATGGGAAGTTATGTTTACCGATGCAGAGGGCGCCACGACCGAGGCTGTAGGTATATTTGAACAAAAAAAGAACTACGTTACCGGCACCTTTTTAACCACTACCGGCGACTACCGTTACCTGGAAGGAGAAGTTTCGGGTAACAATTTAAAGGTGTCTACCTTCGACGGCAACCACGCCTGGTTATTCACCGCTTCAGCTGTTAGTGCAGACAGCATACAGGGCGAATTTATTTCCGGGTTAACAGGACACGAAACCTGGAAAGCAAGACGCAACGAAGATGCGGCCCTGGCCAACGCTGATAGCCTGACCTTTCTGAAAGAAGGGTATGAATCTCTTACATTTTCTTTTCCTGACCTGGAAGGGAAGCAGGTTTCGCTGCAGGACCCGAAGTACAAGGGAAAGGTAGTGCTGGTACAGTTACTTGGCTCCTGGTGCCCTAACTGCATGGACGAAACAGCTTTCTTGGCACCTTATTACAAACAAAACCACAACAAAGGCTTAGAAATTATAGGCCTGGGTTTCGAACGTAGTCCTGAATTTGAAAAAGCTGCAGCCCGCCTGCAAAAGATGAAAAGCCGCTTCGACATTCAGTATGATTTGCTGGTAGCGGGTATAGCCGATAAAGAAGCCGCATCGCAGGCCTTACCCGCCCTGAACCGTGTTATGTCTTTCCCAACAACCATCTTTATTGACAGGCAAGGTAAAGTCAGAAAAATTCATACAGGTTTCTCCGGGCCGGGAACAGGAAAGTATTATGAAGAATGGGTAGCCGATTTTAATGCCACGATGCAACAGCTTCTGGCAGAAAGCTGA
- a CDS encoding fumarate reductase/succinate dehydrogenase flavoprotein subunit → MILDSNIPEGPLAEKWDKHKFGVKLVNPANKRKYDIIVVGTGLAGASAAATFGELGYNVKAFCFQDSPRRAHSIAAQGGINAAKNYQNDGDSVFRLFYDTIKGGDYRAREANVYRLAQVSVNIIDQCVAQGVPFARDYGGLLANRSFGGAQVSRTFYARGQTGQQLLLGAYSALNRQIAYGKVKLYPRTEMLDLVMVDGKARGIVTRNLVTGKVESHSAHAVVLATGGYGNVFFLSTNAMGSNATAAWRAYKKGALFANPCYTQIHPTCIPVTGTHQSKLTLMSESLRNDGRVWVPKTVEIAQRLRKGEIKVADIAEADRDYYLERKYPAFGNLVPRDVASRNAKLVCDEGRGVGASGLAVYLDFADAIKRDGLAAIAAKYGNLFDMYAKITDENPYELPMRIYPAVHYTMGGLWVDYNLMTNLPGLYATGECNFSDHGANRLGASALMQGLADGYFVIPYTIGDYLAKMPYDKIGTDHPAFREAEQNVVSMTNKLLSIKGSKTVDYFHKQLGHIMWDYCGMARNAEGLQFAKQEIRKLRDEFWHDVKVTGVNEEFNQTLEKAHRVADFLELGELMIDDALHRNESCGGHFREEYQTPENEALRDDENFAYVAAWEFTGVGNDPVLHKEELKFENVKLTQRSYK, encoded by the coding sequence ATGATTTTAGATTCAAACATCCCGGAAGGCCCTTTAGCCGAAAAATGGGATAAGCATAAATTTGGAGTAAAGCTGGTTAACCCGGCTAACAAACGTAAATATGATATTATTGTAGTGGGTACTGGCCTTGCCGGTGCTTCTGCAGCTGCTACTTTCGGAGAACTAGGTTACAATGTAAAAGCTTTCTGCTTCCAAGACTCCCCTCGCCGTGCACACTCCATCGCAGCACAAGGTGGTATAAACGCAGCAAAAAATTACCAGAACGACGGTGACTCTGTGTTCCGTCTTTTCTATGATACCATTAAAGGTGGTGACTACCGTGCACGTGAGGCTAACGTTTACCGCCTGGCACAGGTATCTGTTAACATCATCGACCAGTGCGTGGCGCAAGGTGTACCTTTTGCACGTGACTACGGCGGCCTGCTGGCTAACCGTTCTTTCGGTGGTGCTCAGGTATCGCGTACATTCTATGCCCGCGGCCAAACTGGTCAGCAGCTGTTGTTAGGTGCCTACTCTGCCCTTAACCGCCAGATTGCTTATGGTAAAGTTAAACTTTACCCACGCACAGAAATGCTGGACCTGGTAATGGTAGATGGCAAAGCTCGTGGTATTGTTACCCGAAACCTGGTTACAGGTAAAGTAGAATCTCACAGCGCCCATGCTGTTGTGTTGGCTACAGGTGGCTATGGCAACGTATTCTTCCTTTCTACAAACGCCATGGGCTCTAATGCAACAGCAGCCTGGAGAGCTTATAAGAAAGGGGCGCTGTTTGCTAACCCTTGCTATACTCAGATTCACCCAACCTGTATTCCGGTAACAGGTACGCATCAGTCTAAGCTTACGCTGATGTCTGAGTCGCTCCGTAACGACGGACGCGTTTGGGTGCCTAAAACAGTAGAAATAGCTCAGAGACTGCGCAAAGGAGAAATTAAAGTAGCTGATATAGCTGAAGCTGACAGAGATTACTACCTGGAGCGTAAGTACCCGGCTTTCGGTAACCTGGTACCACGTGACGTGGCATCACGAAATGCCAAACTGGTATGCGACGAAGGTCGTGGCGTAGGTGCATCTGGCCTTGCTGTTTATCTTGATTTTGCCGATGCCATTAAACGCGATGGTTTAGCTGCAATTGCTGCGAAGTATGGTAACCTTTTCGATATGTACGCAAAGATTACCGATGAAAACCCGTATGAATTGCCAATGCGTATTTATCCGGCTGTTCACTATACCATGGGTGGCCTTTGGGTAGACTATAACCTGATGACCAATCTGCCAGGTTTATACGCAACAGGTGAGTGTAACTTCTCTGATCACGGTGCTAACCGCTTAGGTGCTTCTGCCCTGATGCAAGGTCTGGCCGACGGCTATTTCGTTATACCTTATACAATCGGTGACTATCTGGCAAAAATGCCATACGATAAAATAGGTACGGATCATCCTGCCTTCAGAGAAGCTGAGCAAAATGTGGTATCTATGACCAATAAGCTTCTTTCTATTAAGGGTTCTAAAACTGTAGATTACTTCCACAAACAACTTGGCCACATCATGTGGGACTACTGCGGTATGGCCCGTAATGCGGAAGGCCTTCAGTTTGCGAAACAGGAAATCCGTAAATTACGCGATGAATTCTGGCATGATGTGAAAGTAACTGGTGTGAATGAAGAATTTAACCAGACACTGGAGAAAGCACACCGTGTGGCTGACTTCCTGGAGCTGGGCGAACTGATGATCGATGATGCACTTCACAGAAATGAGTCGTGCGGCGGTCACTTCCGTGAAGAATACCAGACACCGGAAAACGAAGCTCTTCGTGACGATGAGAACTTTGCATACGTAGCTGCCTGGGAATTCACTGGCGTTGGAAACGATCCGGTACTTCACAAAGAAGAGCTGAAGTTCGAGAACGTGAAATTAACGCAGCGTAGTTATAAATAA
- the fabD gene encoding ACP S-malonyltransferase, which yields MKAYIFPGQGSQFVGMGKELYEQHEEARKLFDKANEILGFSITDIMFNGTEEELKQTKVTQPAIFLHSVAQAAVAADFKPDMVAGHSLGEFSALVASKVLSFEDALRLVSKRALAMQAACEANPSTMAAILGLDDEKVEQVCAEVEGEVVVAANYNCPGQLVISGSNRGIEIACEKMKEAGAKRALPLPVGGAFHSPLMKPAEEELAKAIQETTFSQGICPVYQNVDARPHTDPEEIKLNLIQQLTAPVRWTQSVQQMIADGATHFVECGPGKVLQGLVKKIERTAEVSSAV from the coding sequence ATGAAGGCATATATTTTTCCTGGCCAGGGATCTCAGTTTGTAGGTATGGGCAAAGAACTTTATGAGCAGCATGAGGAAGCCCGAAAGCTGTTTGATAAGGCAAATGAGATACTGGGTTTTTCGATCACAGACATTATGTTTAATGGAACTGAAGAAGAACTGAAGCAAACGAAAGTTACCCAGCCAGCTATTTTTCTGCATTCGGTAGCACAGGCAGCAGTGGCTGCAGATTTTAAACCTGATATGGTGGCAGGCCATTCTTTGGGAGAGTTCTCTGCCTTGGTTGCCAGTAAAGTACTGAGTTTTGAGGATGCTTTACGACTGGTTTCCAAAAGAGCACTGGCCATGCAGGCTGCCTGTGAAGCAAACCCTTCTACCATGGCTGCCATTCTTGGTTTAGACGATGAGAAGGTAGAGCAGGTATGTGCCGAAGTAGAAGGAGAGGTAGTAGTAGCCGCCAACTATAACTGCCCTGGCCAATTGGTCATTTCTGGTTCGAATAGAGGAATAGAAATAGCCTGCGAGAAAATGAAGGAAGCCGGTGCAAAACGTGCCTTGCCTTTACCGGTAGGGGGCGCCTTTCACTCTCCGCTTATGAAGCCAGCCGAAGAAGAACTGGCAAAAGCTATCCAGGAAACTACTTTCAGCCAGGGAATTTGCCCGGTATACCAGAACGTAGATGCCAGACCGCACACCGATCCGGAAGAAATTAAACTAAACCTGATTCAGCAGCTTACTGCGCCTGTACGTTGGACCCAGTCGGTGCAGCAGATGATAGCCGACGGCGCTACGCATTTTGTAGAATGTGGTCCAGGTAAAGTATTGCAGGGCCTGGTGAAGAAGATCGAACGTACTGCTGAAGTTAGTTCTGCTGTATAA
- a CDS encoding succinate dehydrogenase cytochrome b subunit, translated as MNWFTKTFSSTVGRKIVMSVTGLFLCSFLVVHLIGNLQLFKNDGGIAFNVYSDFMAHSFIIRIMEVVLVLGFVFHIYDAIALTRRNKAARPIDYAEKRPQENSTWSSRNMGLLGTVILVFLIIHLWNFFVPARFGGLEGVVIEDVEYDNLYLKVVQSFQIWWYVAIYVISMVALAYHLIHGFQSAFQTLGLDHKKYTPFIQAFGYAFSVLVCLGFAIIPLYFFFTGIN; from the coding sequence ATGAATTGGTTTACTAAAACTTTTTCCAGTACCGTTGGACGGAAAATAGTTATGTCGGTCACAGGCCTTTTTCTGTGCTCTTTCCTGGTTGTCCATTTAATTGGGAACCTGCAGCTGTTTAAGAACGATGGAGGTATAGCCTTTAACGTTTATTCAGACTTTATGGCGCATAGTTTTATCATCAGAATTATGGAAGTTGTCCTGGTTCTAGGGTTTGTATTCCACATTTACGATGCCATTGCTCTTACCCGCCGTAACAAAGCTGCACGCCCGATAGATTATGCTGAAAAGCGCCCTCAGGAAAACAGTACTTGGTCTTCCCGCAACATGGGTTTGTTGGGTACCGTGATTCTTGTATTCCTGATCATACACCTTTGGAATTTCTTTGTACCTGCCCGCTTCGGTGGCCTGGAGGGAGTTGTAATTGAAGATGTGGAGTATGACAACCTGTACCTGAAAGTTGTTCAGTCATTCCAGATCTGGTGGTATGTAGCCATCTATGTGATATCGATGGTTGCCCTGGCCTATCACCTTATCCATGGCTTCCAGAGTGCCTTCCAGACTCTGGGTCTTGATCATAAGAAATACACTCCGTTCATCCAGGCGTTCGGTTATGCGTTTTCAGTTTTGGTTTGCCTTGGCTTTGCAATCATTCCATTGTATTTCTTTTTCACTGGTATTAACTAA
- a CDS encoding thiol-disulfide oxidoreductase DCC family protein — translation MGGDSKISTYELAQLQDKLIVFYDGTCGFCQASVQFILKYNNKQNILFATLQSGLAEALVPQQQLPQPLPDSMLFYESGRLFMESEAALRIAKYLNFPLSWGYYFRIIPLFIRNAAYRFIARNRYRIAGRREACLLPSPKERMRFLNVQLY, via the coding sequence ATGGGTGGAGATAGTAAGATAAGTACATATGAACTGGCACAACTGCAGGATAAGCTAATCGTTTTTTACGATGGCACCTGCGGCTTTTGCCAGGCCAGTGTGCAATTCATACTAAAGTATAACAACAAGCAGAATATTCTGTTTGCAACTTTGCAATCAGGCCTGGCAGAGGCGCTGGTACCACAGCAACAGTTACCGCAGCCCTTGCCAGACTCTATGCTGTTCTATGAAAGCGGCCGTTTATTCATGGAATCAGAAGCCGCCCTTCGTATTGCCAAATACCTCAACTTTCCACTTTCCTGGGGGTACTATTTCAGAATTATTCCCCTGTTCATCCGGAATGCCGCTTACAGGTTTATTGCCCGTAACCGCTATCGTATAGCAGGCCGGAGAGAAGCTTGTCTGTTGCCTTCTCCGAAAGAACGTATGCGGTTTCTGAATGTACAGCTTTACTAG
- the folK gene encoding 2-amino-4-hydroxy-6-hydroxymethyldihydropteridine diphosphokinase — protein MPKLFLLLGGNLGNRTLYLEQARESLRSQVGVLQCSSSVYETAAWGKTDQPAFLNQVLELQTALTPEQVLNNINTIELELGRVRQEHWGSRVIDIDILFYDTLVQQTQRLTIPHPQLHNRRFTLKPLAEIAPEYLHPVLGKTVQQLLEECPDELEVRIL, from the coding sequence ATGCCTAAGCTATTCTTATTACTGGGCGGCAACCTCGGAAACCGCACCTTGTACTTAGAGCAGGCACGCGAAAGCCTGCGTTCTCAAGTAGGTGTTTTACAGTGCAGCTCCTCTGTTTATGAAACAGCAGCCTGGGGTAAAACAGATCAGCCAGCCTTTCTGAACCAGGTGCTGGAACTGCAAACAGCGCTAACACCGGAGCAAGTGCTGAATAACATCAATACCATCGAACTGGAGCTTGGGCGTGTGAGGCAGGAACACTGGGGTTCGCGCGTTATAGACATAGACATCCTGTTTTATGATACCCTGGTGCAGCAAACCCAACGGTTAACAATTCCGCACCCGCAACTACACAACCGTAGGTTTACATTAAAGCCTTTAGCTGAGATTGCCCCGGAATACCTGCATCCGGTTTTAGGTAAAACTGTTCAGCAGCTATTAGAGGAATGCCCTGATGAGCTGGAGGTAAGGATTCTGTAA